A genomic stretch from Lathyrus oleraceus cultivar Zhongwan6 chromosome 2, CAAS_Psat_ZW6_1.0, whole genome shotgun sequence includes:
- the LOC127122089 gene encoding uncharacterized protein LOC127122089 — translation MELAQNVLDCKDIMDLIQEVGLMKTVIQFSKCYEMLVKEFIINLSEECVDGKSKDFRKVYVRGKCVNFSPSVINKYLGRPDEAQPELEIGVANWVTTNHKSTVAVMLGKFIYVVGTKAKFDHGSYIFDQTLKHARSFSVKGPIAFLSLICGIVLNQFPNILTENDSVKKRDNPMSFNHKLFLGTHVPDVVMTTGETSRVSSQPGKAVVIAMLKETCRELDASKLKLEKLINTLEMTEGDVLADGGEFGEAAAVAKEVERQGEEGEADASPDDGTDDDADSESDD, via the exons ATGGAATTAGCTCAGAATGTCCTAGACTGTAAGGATATTATGGATCTTATTCAAGAGGTTGGTTTAATGAAGACTGTGATTCAGTTTTCAAAGTGCTATGAGATGTTGGTAAAGGAATTTATTATTAATTTGTCTGAAGAATGTGTTGATGGCAAGTCTAAGGATTTCAGGAAAGTGTATGTGAGAGGCAAGTGTGTAAATTTCTCTCCTTCAGTGATCAACAAGTATTTGGGAAGGCCGGATGAagctcaacctgagcttgag ATTGGAGTTGCTAACTGGGTGACCACCAATCATAAATCTACAGTTGCTGtaatgcttggaaagttcatatATGTTGTTGGAACCAAAGCCAAATTTGACCATGGCTCCTATATTTTTGATCAAACTTTGAAGCACGCAAgaagcttcagtgtgaagggTCCTATAGCCTTTCTTTCTCTCATCTGTGGTATTGTTTTGAATCAGTTTCCAAACATCTTAACTGAGAATGATTCTGTGAAGAAAAGAGACAACCCTATGTCTTTCAATCATAAGTTGTTCCTAGGTACCCATGTCCCTGACGTTGTCATGACAACAGGTGAGACATCACGTGTAAGCAGTCAGCCAGGTAAAGCTGTTGTCATTGCAATGCTCAAAGAAACCTGCAGGGAATTAGATGCAAGCAAGCTGAAGTTGGAAAAATTGATTAACACTTTGGAGATGACTGAAGGTGATGTGCTAGCTGATGGTGGAGAATTTGGTGAAGCTGCTGCTGTTGCAAAAGAAGTTGAAAGACAAGGTGAAGAGGGAGAAGCAGATGCCAGTCCTGATGATGGCACAGATGATGATGCTGACTCTGAGTCAGATGACTAG